The Osmerus mordax isolate fOsmMor3 chromosome 5, fOsmMor3.pri, whole genome shotgun sequence DNA window TTAAGGAGATAAGGGAAGGAAGGCAAGATATCTATATCAAAAATCTTGGAACTAGGTCACTATATATCCCCACAATGGAGAGAATGCATCGGATTTATGCTTAACGTGGcccagtgtgctgtgtgtgtgtgtgtgtgtgtgtgtgtgtgtgtgtgtgtgtgtgtgtgtgtgtgtgtgtgtgtgtaggatgcaAGGCAGTGTGACAGGAAGACTGTGCGTGGTGTCATACATTCTTGTCTCAAATACAATCTCGACGCTCCGCTGGGACTGGGGTGAGCGGATGGCTGGGCCGCTCCAGCTAACCTCCATGACCTCCTCTGCATGTTTCCAGCGAGCGCACACTGATTTCTAGGGCGCCGCTAGCTCGGTATTCACGAAGGGATTCCTCaactccacagagagagagagagagagggtgtgcgggggagagacagatggagggagagagagaaagagagagagataaagatggagaggagggaaaggagaaagaaagaatgaaaaggATCCAGGAACAAACGAGTGAAAGATGGAGTCCAGAGCAGGATACAGGCAAAATACCTCAAATACTGTAGATTCAGTATAACAATACAAGCAATAATTTGTTAGATGACAAGAGTCTTGATTTGAACTGGACTCTCTCTTTTTACAGGACAAGAAAGATTGGTGCTTGGGTGCCATTGACAACTTTCAAAAGAGGAAATTGGAAAACTAAATTTGACAACACTTTGCATCAGCACGAGGGAACACACAATAATCGAGTCTTGTAATATTCATTTGCCCTATCAGGGCATTACTAAACAGGGAGTAATCCCGCAGTGAAATCACATACGCTACAGCCTTGGAGGTAAGATAGGTGGATTTGAAAGCAATTATATGATAGAAATCTCGTTACCTGCAGCTAATACAAGTGATATGGTGATGAGCGTGCTTCTCACTGTTCCTGCTCAGCAGAGAAGACCCATCATCATGACTAATGCTCACTCTAAACCCTCTGAACATGAAGCCATTTACCCGGTAAGCATCTCACACGGATCTGAAGTGACTTGACGTCAAAACCACTGTCATTTGATGTGACATCAACAAGACATTGATTGCTTTGTCttcatgtttgtttacatcaGTGATATTCGGTCAGAGGAGCCACGTGCTGAATACAGGACATCCTAACAGTGCTGATGTGGAGATGGTAAGCCTAATAATGTATGGAATGGCGCATTTGATCGACAAGTTATTTTTCTTTGGTCTTTATCCTTCCTTGCGTGCTTGTGTCTTGTTTTATTGGCCTATGAAGGAAAAGACATACAGGAAGGAACCCGTTTTTTAATTGAAACCCCACAGGTGCATTGTCTGCTCTATGAGACAGACTGAAACCCTACAGGTGCATTGTCTGCTCTATGAGACAGACTGAAACCCTACAGGTGCATTGTCTGCTCTATGAGACAGACTGAAACCCTACAGGTGCATTGTCTGCTCTATGAGACAGACTGAAACCCTACAGGTGCATTGTCTGCTCTATGAGACAGACTGAAGCCCTACAGGTGCATTGTCTGCTCTATGAGACAGACTGAAACCCTACAGGTGCATTGTCTGCTCTATGAGACAGACTGAAGCCCTACAGGTGCATTGTCTGCTCTATGAGACAGACTGAAGCCCTACAGTCCCAGAGCTCCTTTGCGCGGCTAAATGCTAACCTTAAAAAACATTCTCCTTCACCTGTCTCTTCCCTGCCCAACACCCTCCAAATCGACAGGAAGGTGTTAACACTTGCTTCCAGACAAAGTCAGCACCCCGCTAACAAACAGGCTGTGTTCGAGTAAGACGTGTACATGAACATGAAATGCACGCGGCCTATTGTACACATCAAACACAAGCTCTCCTAGCACGTGATTGTCGGAGGACGTAGCCAAGGCGAACACCAAGCCTCCACTCAGAGACCCAGGGCTATTGTGCTCCAGTAAATGAGATGGAGCTGTTGCAGACATTTGTGCGCTTTTTAACCACGTTGAGCACCTCAGCAGCACAATGCACCTTATTAAGGCCTGCAGGCGCAGCCAGGTTACAGAGAGAAGCCGCTTCCCATTCTCAACAACAATGGTTATAAATGATTTAGAAAGAGTAAGAGTGGAGGTTCAGGGAACACAGGCGTAGCCATCGTTAACGACCGTGCTTCTGTTTTACGGTTTACTCTGGTTATTCGCTTTTGATATCTGGTTCACAGTTATACTTTATCGTACCGTTATCAGGCGTGGTTGCATAGTTTGCAACTGATGATGAGTATgtcgtgtgtcagtgtgtgggttTAATGGGGCTGTTTGTGTGAtttggatgggggagggagggcgggaggggagggttaTTTCCAGTTATAATGCCTTCATTAACACACCGCAAACACccaggggtctgtgtgtgcatgtatttaagtgtgtactgtaggtgtgtgtgtgcttgagtgtttgtgtgtatgtgtgtgtgtgtgtctgtggagcaggggatgttcagagagagagaggaaggttgaGTGGTGATAATGGCAGAATAAGGTTTCAGCTGAAAAGCACAGTTCAATACTTCTAGCATTCAGGTCCACTAGCTCTGGTGTACCATGCCAGAGGAGTTATCTGCATTCTGGAAAACTCCTTGTTTTGACTCCGTTGTGACATAGTCCTCGTTCAGCCTTTGAAGTGCTGGCTTCTGGGTTTGGTGCCACAGTGGGGGAGGGTTAGTAACCCTGCATGTGGTCCGGAACTCACGGCCCAACCTATCTGCTCGCGTCCTTCATCTCGTTGTCATGGTTTCgccctctgtgtggtgtgtgggcgaGGTCTTACCTGCCATGTCGATGGCGAAGGGGCGGTCGGGCCTCCAGCCTGTGTACCAGCCCACAACTTTACCCCTGAACACCAGGGGGCGCTCATAGCGACGACCGCCCACCAGCCCCACGGGCCACACCGACACCCCTCGCGTCCCTCGCatctgtgggggggaggggggggggggatgtgaatACGCCTGACATCAAACACATCAAATAGAGATACGAATCATGAGTtcgcaggttcaaatacccCCTGTGCCAAACTGTTCTTTGGATGTgggcttctgctaaatgaatgcgtTATACAGACACAGgtgtagacagacaggatgatgttgccgcacacacacaaagaaaaaaagaaaagccaagTGACGGTTttgtgaaacacaaacacactttcacatCTTTCATGTTGTTGGATGTGTCTTTTTCTCCTGGTCCATTATCCTCCTGCATCGCATTACCATTCAGAGCAGATCTGAGATCTCTAACCATACAGCCAAGTTCTATTCCATGGTGTAAATGGGGCATAGAAGGCACACTGTGTGAAGTTATCAGACTCAGAAACACATTCATTCAGTTTCTGTCTGTACGGGAAACTAGAAATCTTTCATCGAACCTGAAAAGGGTGAAATCAGTGTGTCTGGAATCTTCTCCCTGAACCAATGTGGCACTAAATGAAACCGGGTGGTATAACCAAGTTGGTAGTTTCATTTTTTACACTGAATCAATTCAAAGACTGCCGGGAGCGACACGGAGAGGGAAATAGACAGTGTGTGGTTTGTGGcaaagtgtgtgttagtgtgaataGAAGTGCTCAGATGGCTTTCAGTGCTAGAGTAGTAGGTATACTGTTGGCCaactgtcatttacatttaagtgtgtgtgtgtgtgtgcgcgtgagtgagagggggagagtgagagggatggagggagggagagagggaaagagagagggggagagatggagggagggagagggagagtgtacaTGAATGTGTCATTTCATTCATGATACCAAAGATCAACAGCATAACATCCCTAACATATATTCTCctttcaaacacacagcagCCTCAAGCCAAACACCGTCAATACGCAATAACACAAtaacactgcattacaaaaaacCTTATGGTCAGAGGAAGGCCTTAATATTTAATGTCTCTGTTCTGTCTGGCAGCTCTGAACGCAGGGACTGATAGAagtcctccctttcctcccccccctccctctttctcccaatactctgtctctccctcacttctctCTATTCTCCCCCTGAGCAATGAGCACACACTTTGAAGCCCTCTCTCCACTAATGCGTTGCCCCTTGAGCTTGCTTGTGCAACGCTAAAACCCTTCCCCCTTATTTCTgtttcctcctgcctctcctcctctcctgggtcACTGTTCAAAGGCTTCTCCAGCTCTGGTCTATAAAAACGCAGATGAAAAGAGAGTGTGTCCGCACAGACGGATTGTGGTTCTCAAGTGGAGCCATTGTCTCGGCTTAGCGGTAGAGGTACATGTTGACCCATAATGGTATTTATACGGAGGGTAGCCAGGGGAATTAAACAAAAATACTTAATGGTCGGCTATCGCTATACTTATCACCGTTAACTACTCATCATGAACCCAACCTTGATTCAGATATATTCTCTGTCCAGGAAGGATTTACCTGAAATCTATATTCCTCTGAGGTGTTGCTTGCCAGCTGCCGTTCCAGAAAGAATTGTGTTCTTTTGTGATGCTCACGCGAAACATTTTTTACGGTCAAATGTGTGAAATTCATCCTGTTAAGACTGAAGGAGCTTTAGGAATGGATCGAGGGGGGTTAAATAACGTatctctcccttcacctccatCCGACTTTTTAATCCTCCCAGattggagagggatggatgggcgGAAACAGAAGGCTGGACATCCTTGATTAGACTCATCCAATCATAGGAGTCAGgcggctgagtggttagggaattgggctagtaatctgaaggttgccagttcgattcccggcagtgccaaatgacgttgtgtcctacttcaccctacttgcctcgggggggaatgtccctgtacttactaagtcgctctggataagagcgtctgctacatgactacatgtaaatgtaaataggatGTCCTGGGAGGATAGAGCAGTGAATGTGTCTGTTGTGTTCTACACTGTCGACAACACTTCCCAGAATAAATCAACGTGCTCACTTACATCCTCTGTACACCTCCTCTCACCAGCTGAGCGGGCAGGGAAACACTGGATACACCTAAACAATATCTCATGGCAGAATATGACGCATATGGTACTCGGAGATGCTGATGAGagattttgatttgtgtgtcacGTTTCATTGTCTGTGTtatgttgtttgttgtgaaTCTGTGGCCGGTGAACCCAAAAGCACACAAGGACATGGGCCTTCAGTCTCTTTGACGGCAGGCCGAAAGTCAGTCAGCGAACATGAAGAACAtgaatcccctccccccccccccccacacgcccCATccagacagtaaacaaaaggtTGATGCATTATgcgtgacacaaacatatttctTAATGATACAGCATTATGAATTTACTATACATTTGTGATTTTTTCTTCTTGCCCTGGAGAAAAAGCTGTCATTGAATTGTGTGTCATGCTGTGGGGCTTCTCTGTATGTGATTTTAATCAACCCTTCTCCTTGTGTCATTAATATGCATGGCTAGGGCAATGTGAGGGGGAAGCGGAGGGGAAAGAATGAATCAaattagaggagagagaatggagagaatgaggaggtTATGAAATGGTGATGCAACGACgcgtgatgttgtgtgtgtgtgtgggagagtgaggTTGGTCCtgagtggtgtgtttgtttctgagggatcgagagagacacacaccgacagagacagggtgagagtcTGTGTCTCTacacaagagtgtgtgtgtgtgtgtgggtgttcctCTCAGGGcatcgtctctgtctctcagtcgcAGTCGTAGCAGCTGTAtgtgaggagtggagggaacAGCTCCATGAAGCTCAGGGCAGACAAAGCGAGCAGTCAGGCAGACTCAATCACACCAGTCCTGAGGCaaatggggaagagaggggaaagaaaggaagagatatGGAGAAAAACGAGGAGAGGGAGTTGCTCTCCCaccacttctccctctctcctttctcgctttcttcacccctctctcaccctctcctctgtccctcctccgccccacccaccccctcatgAACAATACCTCGCGCAGAGAAGTGTTCCTTTCTGCTTCGCCTTCACCAGTGTGTAATTATAATAATTGCTTGCATGGATTTGATGGAATTGGATTTCATTTCTTTTTCAGTTATTTTGCTCTCGCCTACTTTCCCTGGTTTCTTTGCGAAACCTTGTCCTGTGTCGACTTTACACACAAGCTGTTCATTTATTTAGGGTTTAGACAAGCTGAGGACCAACTCCAGGTGGAAACATGGGGACAAATCTCTGCATACGACATGTTCCACTGTGGGGCAGACTTTGAGCTTTGTTTGGGAAATATCTCTTTAATCAATGTGTTGCTTTCCTCCACTGTGCAGTGTGTCCCTGCAGACCTGGCCTCATTAGGAGTGCAGATTGATGTGATGACTATAAACTGcgggttttgggggggggggggggggggtggtggtggtggtggtggaggagggggggatctcACAGTAGCAGAGCTTGTTGTGACTGACAGACTGGCTGACAAGGCTGAGGGGTGGCAGGGGGGGTATGGCTAgccagctcccccctccccactaccCTCCGGGGCAAACTGCTAACTCAACCCCTGGCTCAGcttcagagaaggagagagagagagacagagagtgagagacagagacacagagagagaggcaggactcTGATTGCTCAGAAAGCTTTAATGTGCAACATTTAGTTTGCTGACAGCCTACTCTGATTTGTCTCTCTCCTGACACTGCCCGTGTTCAGAGGAGGCAGCTgcagtgagtctctctctctgtatctgtttacctctctctatgtctctctctctttctgtgtctctctctgtctcggtctctctctatctctctctctctttcgctcaatTTTTCGCTCTCTGTATCTCACTGTACATCCCATAATTCTGTTTTTTTAGGCAGATTTTTTCCAGCTTGTTTCTCTACACCCCCTGTGGCCTTTCAGGGCAGAAAATTATGGAATCTAAATGAGCTGTTTCATAAGGTTTCCATTGAAAAAAATGCTTGTATGCATGGCAAAAGCTTTTAGAGTAGGCCAGGAGTTTGAGGTGAGACATACAGAAAGTCAAACCCATTTAATAGGCTTTAACTGCAATGCCTTCTCATGAAGGAGACCTCCATCATCCAGCCTCCTGAACCCAACACCCCTTCAGAGGTATATATTGGACCTGGACAGATGCTATCTGTGTGATTCTACACATCACCAAGGTAACCGCTCTCTCAGGTTATTACCGCCACATGACAGGCTATTACTTCAGGGAGGAGCCCCGCAATCACCAGCAAGAAGCCCGGCTCACAGACATGCAATCAGCCCCCATCAGCCAGCATCGTCCTGTGCTGTTCTCCCGAGGATGAGCCCCTCGACCAGAGCTCCACTCTGGGATCTGAGCCCTTCCTGGACAATGGCTATAGATCAATGTTTATAGGGCAGCTTGGAACTGTGTCATCAGCGCCTGAACGAGCTGTGAGGTTTCAGAGATGATTGTGTCTGTTGGCCTCTGTATCATCTCacaaccttcccctccctcccctcccctcccctcccctcccctcccctcccctcccctcccctcccctcccctcccctcccctcccctcccctcccctcccctcccctcccctccctccctccctccctcccctctctctctctctcccttccctccctccctcccctcccttctctccctcccctctctcccctccctcctctccccttccctggaACCACATTTTTTACTTGTTTAAGAGTACTCCATAGTGTAAATGAAAATATTACAAACACATATTTTGATTTCTGGTTTAAATCCAGTCCAGAACTTGAATTCATACACTAACAGTGGTGAAGGACAAGTGACAGAGCTGTGatgaaacaaaaaataataatcttgcacacacacacacacacaatcagggcTGGACATGAGGAGTGCCGTGTTTACGGTAACGGTCGGTTTACCTCTTCGAACAGTTCCAGGCTGTACGTGTTGTCATCGTCCGCGAAGAACACCACTCCCGGATCCTTTCGTGAACGGTGTTGACGCAGCCAGGTCAGAGCTGCGTTCCTCTGCTCAGTGGCGCGAGGCATCCCAGGCCGTTTAAACCGGCGTGGGGTTAAGacgtgcaagtgtgtgtatggcaCTCCCGAACGGGCGAGGAAGCGCGCCACCAACTCCGTGCGTATGTTCGAGTCTTCCAACACTATCCAGTGAAAGCTAGGGACCTGGCGAAAGGTGTTGGCGAGCCGGGTGAGTTCTGCCTTTTGGACCGGACGGTTGTAGGTTGGGGTGACTGCGTAGATTACCGGCAGAGCGGAGCGGTTTCCCCGTTGCTGGCTGGTTCGAGCGTGCCGTTGTGCGCTCTCCGGCCGACCAAGGGCAGGACCCCGCACTGACGTCCGTTTAGTGTCGATATCAATCATGATGATGACAATAAGAACCCAGGGCAAAAGGATGAAGAAGCGACTGAAAAAGAGCGATTTCATCATGTACAAGTTAGGAGATTAAAAAAATCCGACCCGGGCTCGCTTTCTCTTACTCACTCCATCACTAACCTATACCGCGCATCCCACGTAGTCTACGTGCAGAGACAATTTTCCTAAGCTAGTCAAATGCACACCGAAAATAGTTATATATACCGACTATAGTTAATGCCTTCTGTAAATTCTGCTGTCGGTGTGAGAATAATTTGATTTGCCGCTAACGCTAACTGGTTATGAAAACGAACCCGTCCCGTCGGGAACGCTTCTGCAAACACTCTCCTCTCGGACAGCCTATGAGAAGTGTAAGTGCTTCATCTCTCGAAaaaaaaagagtacaaaaaattGCAATCCATAAACAGCAGTTAATATTGTACATTCCGTTAGTCCATGCTAATAAAGTAGCTTTCTAAAATTGATTTCTAGTGTTGTCGTGGTACTCGGAGGAAACAGCATCGTTCTCGAGGCAGAGATACTGGTTGAGTCGGAGACCACAGCGGGGAGAAGCAGGTGCGCGAGAGCGTCAGGGCGaaaaaagggaggggtggggggactgCGATGTAGAGACGGAACAGAAAGGATTGTGATGgacggagaggggagggaagctacgagagagggggggggagagaggaggcagggagagagagggggcagggaaagagagggggatagagagagagagagatagaaggagagggggagagggaggagagagatggagaggggagaggcgaagagagagaagaagaggggggagaaagaagggagaggggggagaaagaggggagaggggggaggcagaaagagagatgcaTTGTTATGCTACAAGAGAACCACGTCAGCGTCCATTGGGAATGGAGAAACCCTCATCTATACTATACCGAGAGGGAATGAGTGAGAGAGCTTTATTTGCACTCAGTAAACATTTGATTTTGTTCCAAATGAACATCGGAACTTCGATTTTCTCCGGAGTAAATCTATTCTTGTCAACATTTAGGCCTACGCATGCtggccaaacaatgtaattaggTACAAACAAATCATCCCTGCAACGAAAATCATCTGGTATAGGAAATTAATATTCATCCCAGCAAAGCACAATACAATATCCAAGAATGAAATaaacgtaaatgtaaattaacgaCTCTAAATAGCTGACAACCGAGTGATTGTTCATTGTTATAACTGTGtagcctctctctgttcttgttatttgtattatttatgtttttttgtgtgttgacAAATGTTTAACCTCTGTGTGTTTAGTATTCGTAACATGTTCCTTTCTATTGTtatattgatttatttatttattttgatttatttttatcTGGACTGCAGCTGGAAGGCCTCAATTTCCCCTTGGGATTACAAGTAGGctatctacctgtgtgtgtgtgtgtgtgtgtgtgtgtgtgtgtgtgtgttttcacaccATTATACTTTAATACACCTCAATATTGTTTTTGGCACAGCACCAGGTATTGAGCAGGCAGCCTATCCTGAGGGATTCACCGAGAGACCACAGTCTCAGGTAAATACACTGATAACGGTCTTCCTTCACGAAATGAGCTCCCAAGCTCGATTTACTTTGAAGACCGCCGTTCATATGCGCAGCACACAATTCACGTCTTGTAATTTCTTTATACTGGATGGAAGAAATCAGGACACAGCAATGTCAAATCTCCTTGTGGAACCATCACTAGTCAATTACTCACTCCTGTCTTCTGGATGCAGCCCTCTGCCCTCCTGGCTCTGTCCTGTCACCATGGGATACCTGTCAATCACGCCTGGCAGTTTGACCAGACCGCCAGTAGCCTACCCAGTTCCACCAAAAGGTAGGCTACAGCGAAACAGTAGGCTACACAACCGCCGGGATTAACATGGATGTGAGGTTGTTGGAGAGCAGTTGTCTGTAGGGACAGAGCTCCGGTAGTTTGAGTTGAAGCTATATACGCTCAGCTGATTTAGCCCAGGGGATGGTTATTATCTGTCATCACGTCAGTGTCACTGAGGCTGGGAGACATGGAGGTATGACACAGAGTGATGTCTTTAGCTACTGAGTGCTGGAGCAGAGCCTCTTTTCCTGCAAGGACTTCCTGATGAGACGAAGGCATGGATGAACCACACAAACGCAAACGTACTTTctccgactgtgtgtgtgtgagagagagagggttagtcaCTCTGCCATTTGTTATTATGGTAATACTGTACACAAGAAAAGTGAAGgatggagaaaaaaagaaaatag harbors:
- the b3gat2 gene encoding galactosylgalactosylxylosylprotein 3-beta-glucuronosyltransferase 2 — protein: MMKSLFFSRFFILLPWVLIVIIMIDIDTKRTSVRGPALGRPESAQRHARTSQQRGNRSALPVIYAVTPTYNRPVQKAELTRLANTFRQVPSFHWIVLEDSNIRTELVARFLARSGVPYTHLHVLTPRRFKRPGMPRATEQRNAALTWLRQHRSRKDPGVVFFADDDNTYSLELFEEMRGTRGVSVWPVGLVGGRRYERPLVFRGKVVGWYTGWRPDRPFAIDMAGFAVNLQVVLENPKALFKRRGSQPGMQESDFLKQITKVAELEPRANNCTRVLVWHTRTEKVNLGNEPKHRQDTVVIEV